Part of the Streptomyces europaeiscabiei genome is shown below.
GAGCGCCACTTCACGCTCCGCACGATGCGCGACGACAGACGTCCGTAGGACACATTGGGGAGGAAGCGACCTCGTTCGAGATCGGGGTGGAAGGCGCTCATCGGGTCCTCGTTCTTTCCCCTCGTCGAGGGTGTACGGCATCGTCCGGCCACCCGGCGGGGGACCGGCGTCGCGAGTGGGGACGGTCATACAGCCGGTGCGGCGGAGCCTATGGGGCAGGGCCGACGCGCAGCTGCATGAAACTCTCGCGGTCGCGCGCGTAGCTGAGGCCGCCGCTGTGGTCGGCCGTCCAGGCCGTCGGCTGCCGGACCGGGGCGAGGGCGCGGGCGTCGCTGGCCAGCGTACGAGCGCGGGTCATGTCGGCGTCCGTCCACCGCCTCGATCCGGCAGGCGCGCGGATCGTGCGACTGCCGTGCCTGTACCGCTCGGTCAGACCTTGGCCTTCTCGCGGACCCAGGCGCCGATCTGTGCGATGGCGGCGTCGGTCTCCGGAATGCGGCCGGCTCCGTAGACGTAGGAGTGCTGGCCTCCGGGGACCACGACGGTCGCCGTGTCGATTCCGGCGTCCTTGACGCGGGCGGCGAACTCCTCGTCCTCGCCGGCCAGGACCTCGTAGGTGCCCCAGGAGACGAGGGTCGGGGGCAGACCGCTCAGGTCCGCCCGGTTCAGGTTGATCCGGGTGTCCGTGAACTCGATGCCGGTGCCGCCGATCCAGGATTCCCGGAAGAACTCCAGCAGTTCCTTGCTGAGGATCTTGTCCGTTCCGGCGTTGGCCGTGATGGTCTCGTCGGCGATTTCGAGGTCGCACCAGGGGGAGATCGACACGATGGCGCCGGGCAAGGGCTGCTTCTTGTCGCGGAGGCGAAGCGCCAGGGCGACGGCGATGAACCCGCCGATCGAGTGGCCGATCGTGATGATGTTTCCCGGCTCGTACCCTTCGGAGAGCAGCCAGTTGAAGGCCGCCTCCGCGTCGTCCACCTGGGCCGGGTACTTGTGTTCCGGTGCTCGCCGGAAGTCCAGGACCAGTACGGGGGCCCCGGCGGCCTTGGCGATATGGCCTGCGAGCTTTCGGTCGACGTGTGCCGACGCCAGAACGGAACCCCCGGCGTGACTGTGCAGGAGGACGTGGTCGGTGTTGGCGTCGACGGGTTCGCACCAGATTCCCAGCACGCCACCCGCGTCCACCTCCCGATAGGTGACGCCTTCCGGCTCCCGGGCCGCGAGATGGACTTGCTCCGCCTGGATACGCGCCGCATCCAACTCGGACGGGGGCTCCGCCCCTGTGGCCAGCCATTCCGCGAACGCGGTCGCTTCCGGGCTCAGTTCAACAGCAGCGTGCTCGGACACGTGGTACCTCCATGGGCCATTTGGGCATACCGGCCCGCCAGGACCGGTATGGCCGGGGATTGTCAGGCGATGAGGGTGGGGTAGTCGGTGTAGCCGGCCTCGCCGCCGCCGTAGAAGGTGGCGGGGTCGGGGGTGTTCAGCGGTGCGCCGGTGCGTACGCGCTCGACCAGGTCGGGGTTGGCGAGTGCCATCACGCCGACGGTGACGATGTCGGCCAGACCGTCTTCGATGTCCTTCGCGCGGGTGGCGATGTCGGTGCCGGCCCGGTTGAGAACCAAGGTGCTCGGCCACAACTTGCGGAGGGTGTGCAGAAGTTCGTCGTCGCCGCCGTGGCCGATGTGCAGGTAGGCGAGGTCGAGCGGGGCGAGGGCGCGCACG
Proteins encoded:
- a CDS encoding alpha/beta hydrolase, whose translation is MSEHAAVELSPEATAFAEWLATGAEPPSELDAARIQAEQVHLAAREPEGVTYREVDAGGVLGIWCEPVDANTDHVLLHSHAGGSVLASAHVDRKLAGHIAKAAGAPVLVLDFRRAPEHKYPAQVDDAEAAFNWLLSEGYEPGNIITIGHSIGGFIAVALALRLRDKKQPLPGAIVSISPWCDLEIADETITANAGTDKILSKELLEFFRESWIGGTGIEFTDTRINLNRADLSGLPPTLVSWGTYEVLAGEDEEFAARVKDAGIDTATVVVPGGQHSYVYGAGRIPETDAAIAQIGAWVREKAKV